The region ACCACCATGCCGGCCATGTAGCGCAGCGGCACCCCGCCGAGGAACCACATGCCGACCGAGACCGCGACGATGAGCATCGCGCTGCCGAAGTCGGGCTGAAGCAGCAGCAGGCCGACGAAGACGATCAGCACCACCAGCATCGGCGCCAACCCGTTGCGCAGCGAGGAAAGCCGCTCGGGAAAGCCGGCCAGGTAGTAGGCCATGTAGAGCACCACCACCGCCTTGACCAGCTCCACCGGCTGCAGGGTGAGGCCGGCGAAGGAAAACCAGCGCCGGGCGCCGTTGAGCCGGGTGCCGACGCCGGGGATCAGCACCAGCATCATCAAGGCGAGGGCCGCCGGCATCAGCCAGCCCAGCGTCGCCGCCCGGATCCAGGAGAGATCGATGCGCGACACCCCCCAGGTGATGAGCAGCCCGAGCGGCAGGTAGAAGAGCCAGTGGCGTACGATCCGCCAGGGATCGCCGAAGCGGGTGTCGGCCACCGCCAAGCTGGCGCTGGAGATCATCACAAGACCGAAACCGAGCAGGATCAGCATGAGGCCGAGCAACATCCCGTCCATCGGCGCCAGGGAGGCGCTGCGCTCGACCGTGACCCGACCGGCCACCACCCTCATCCGAGCTGCTCCACCGCGCGGACGAATGCCTCTCCGCGCGCGGCATAGTCGGCATAGAGGTCGAAGCTGGCCGCCGCCGGCGCCAGCACCACGGGAAGGGGGGGCTGCACCGCGGCGGCGCGGGCGACCGCATCCTCCATCCCATCGGCCACCTCCCAGGCCACCGCGGCGGCACGGGCCAGTGCGACGA is a window of Zetaproteobacteria bacterium DNA encoding:
- a CDS encoding FtsW/RodA/SpoVE family cell cycle protein is translated as MGWRMRSPAPPRCSPPFPWCWRRRRPASTSMPTMPRAERHSSARWSSSDEGGGRSGHGRAQRLPGADGRDVARPHADPARFRSCDDLQRQLGGGRHPLRRSLADRTPLALLPAARAAHHLGGVAHRSLLDPGGDAGLADAGGPRLDDAGADPRRRHPAQRRPALVFLRRPHPAAGGAGQGGGGALHGLLPGRLSRAAFLAAQRVGADAGGADRLRRPAAASARLRQRDAHRRGLGRHVVPRRGAAALHGRHGGVGDPLCGGGHRLRPLPGQALPQLHRSVGRPLRQRLPAGPVDPRLRLRRGGRRRPGSGGAEALLPAGVVHRLHRAAVIGEELGLVGTLSLILLFALLIARCYRIAMKSRVLYERLVVLGCTMMLAFTFMINLGASSGLMPTKGMPMPFVSYGGSALLGDCLLMGLIFSVQRHLPENSRQKVSAPKRRIPVVA